One window of Henckelia pumila isolate YLH828 unplaced genomic scaffold, ASM3356847v2 CTG_525:::fragment_3, whole genome shotgun sequence genomic DNA carries:
- the LOC140873294 gene encoding uncharacterized protein: MDKQSVKDFIHEHQLIFKSDDDEKPKLCKVCRLLIIAGTRFYSCSISSCTFFLHKHCADLPKVLIDPDYFSAKYNPFILSSTPTNEGDRCLKCYQICKNFTYCPKEIEHRNASLHPLCASPCKMETTHRSHRDHPLSPTHREIRAVCNACGEQENGIFFICQQCNYWLHQDCASLPPVAKHADHSHPLALFYSHPFPKGEISWGSCKICEEDLPLKLGVYTCQPCNYGAHIKCMKSSLKDLTPEEYKKLIAHLPPSVEDTVFPSLIIRAASLELEESNGANSTGDEKRMKPEECHDHPLTLLDDQNTEILGEDDLCNVCIQPILGSTPYYSCNQSHCHFLVHELCANLPTEIFGKLLDCRMYLFTEWPEFFGVFLCAFCRRSCNGFGYSDGPDGGGYNILDVECASAPRIIKHKSHKNHTLQLMMRSTYRRTEPGEFLCCSRTDFFFSRRFYQCINCDYKMHISCALLPQRVEHKFDTHPLQLHTDGPRNLSGRQNSSPENYYDFCEICEKCIDLRYWFYGCLECDNYFHVNCIPSVGEFSKFRFGGSVDDVPRHGDHPLTSVRMLTIGSQRCGYCGRIVRGFEDGFAFHCEMCDFWMHEYCVFWNRGYR; the protein is encoded by the exons ATGGATAAGCAGTCTGTTAAAGATTTTATCCACGAGCATCAGTTGATTTTCAAGTCCGACGACGACGAGAAGCCTAAACTTTGCAAGGTATGTAGGCTTCTGATTATTGCCGGCACTCGATTTTACAGTTGCAGCATTTCAAGTTGCACTTTTTTTCTGCACAAACATTGTGCTGACCTTCCCAAGGTATTGATCGATCCAGATTATTTTAGTGCAAAGTATAACCCTTTTATTCTATCATCGACTCCAACAAATGAGGGTGACAGGTGCTTAAAATGCTACCAAATATGTAAAAACTTCACCTACTGTCCCAAAGAAATTGAACACCGAAATGCTAGTCTTCATCCTTTATGTGCTTCTCCCTGTAAAATGGAAACCACACACAGAAGCCACCGCGACCATCCGTTGAGCCCCACGCACAGGGAAATCAGAGCTGTGTGTAATGCATGTGGAGAACAAGAGAATGGCATCTTCTTCATATGCCAACAGTGCAATTACTGGCTTCATCAGGACTGCGCTTCGCTTCCACCGGTCGCGAAGCATGCCGACCATTCTCACCCACTCGCTCTCTTTTACTCCCATCCTTTCCCCAAGGGGGAGATTTCCTGGGGGTCTTGCAAAATCTGTGAGGAAGATCTGCCTCTAAAACTTGGTGTTTACACTTGTCAACCTTGCAACTATGGTGCTCATATAAAATGCATGAAGTCATCTTTAAAGGATCTCACACCCGAAG AGTACAAGAAACTGATAGCCCATTTGCCACCATCGGTGGAGGACACGGTGTTCCCGAGTTTGATAATCCGGGCTGCGAGTCTCGAATTGGAGGAATCTAATGGCGCAAACTCAACCGGAGACGAGAAAAGGATGAAACCAGAGGAATGCCACGACCATCCCTTGACATTACTTGATGATCAAAATACTGAAATATTGGGGGAAGATGATCTTTGTAATGTTTGCATTCAACCCATTTTAGGTTCCACTCCTTATTACAGTTGCAACCAGAGTCATTGCCATTTCCTTGTCCACGAATTATGCGCCAATCTTCCGACGGAAATATTTGGCAAACTTCTGGATTGTCGTATGTACCTGTTTACCGAATGGCCCGAGTTCTTCGGCGTATTCCTCTGTGCCTTTTGTAGACGCTCGTGTAATGGATTCGGCTACTCGGACGGGCCGGACGGCGGCGGTTATAATATCTTGGATGTGGAATGTGCCTCGGCACCGCGGATCATCAAGCACAAATCCCACAAGAACCACACTCTCCAGCTGATGATGAGATCCACTTACCGCAGAACAGAGCCGGGCGAATTTCTTTGCTGTTCAAGAACCGATTTTTTCTTCAGCAGGCGCTTCTATCAATGCATCAACTGCGATTACAAGATGCATATCTCGTGCGCTCTTCTGCCGCAACGAGTCGAACACAAATTCGACACGCACCCACTTCAGCTCCACACCGATGGACCCCGGAACCTGTCCGGACGGCAGAATTCCTCGCCTGAGAATTACTACGACTTCTGTGAGATCTGCGAAAAGTGTATCGATCTTAGGTACTGGTTCTACGGTTGCCTCGAGTGCGACAATTATTTCCACGTGAACTGTATTCCATCTGTgggggaattttcgaaattcaggTTTGGTGGGAGTGTGGATGATGTCCCTCGCCATGGAGATCACCCATTGACGAGTGTTCGAATGCTCACCATTGGAAGCCAACGCTGCGGATACTGCGGGAGGATAGTGCGAGGATTTGAGGATGGTTTTGCTTTTCATTGCGAGATGTGTGATTTTTGGATGCACGAATACTGTGTGTTTTGGAACAGGG
- the LOC140873171 gene encoding uncharacterized protein: MASFKPFAAAAANTLRSRLSPSLRTRGGGGGGPSRWTSPGHEDQPKGYLLNRTPPPPGESRKWEDWELPCYITSFLTIVILGVGLNAKPDLTIETWAHQKALERLELESSQPVETD, from the coding sequence ATGGCGTCTTTCAAGCCATTCGCTGCTGCTGCAGCAAACACTCTTCGATCCCGCCTCAGCCCGTCCCTACGGACCCGAGGCGGCGGCGGAGGAGGGCCGAGCCGTTGGACCAGCCCAGGCCACGAGGATCAGCCCAAAGGTTACCTATTAAACCGCACGCCACCGCCACCTGGGGAATCGAGGAAGTGGGAGGACTGGGAGCTGCCGTGTTACATCACTAGTTTCCTTACGATCGTCATACTTGGGGTGGGCCTCAACGCCAAGCCCGATCTCACGATCGAGACGTGGGCGCACCAAAAAGCCCTTGAGCGGCTGGAATTGGAGTCTTCCCAGCCCGTTGAAACTGATTGA